One part of the Amycolatopsis lurida genome encodes these proteins:
- a CDS encoding LacI family DNA-binding transcriptional regulator, which translates to MARETTESKQASLTDVAALAGVSHMTVSRVINGTGPVRAETRVRVNAAIEQLDYRPNSVARALVTGRSGTLGVVALEANLYGPASTLSGIEHAAREAGYATTITSISRPGRSSIADAVERLRRQAVEGIVVIAPHVTAARALEAAPSDVPLVAVGGGEKAPVPVITVDQYDGARRATEHLLGLGHETVWHVAGPEDWLEALDRERGWRETLQRHGARIPPVIRGDWSARSGYAAGRSLVGERGLGAVFVANDQMALGFLRACTEAGVNVPGEMRIVGFDDVPEAAYYTPPLTTVRQDFVEVGRRTFDLLRRRMNGGEERDRDLVVPELIVRESTGLS; encoded by the coding sequence ATGGCGCGCGAAACCACCGAGAGCAAGCAGGCCAGTCTCACCGACGTGGCCGCGCTCGCGGGTGTCTCGCATATGACGGTCTCGCGGGTCATCAACGGCACCGGACCGGTCCGCGCCGAGACGCGTGTCCGCGTCAACGCCGCCATCGAGCAACTGGACTATCGGCCGAACTCGGTCGCCCGCGCGCTGGTCACCGGCCGTTCGGGCACACTCGGCGTGGTCGCGCTGGAGGCCAACCTCTACGGTCCGGCCAGCACCTTGAGCGGGATCGAGCACGCCGCCCGCGAAGCCGGCTACGCGACGACCATAACCAGCATCAGCCGTCCGGGCCGGTCGTCCATCGCGGACGCGGTGGAGCGCCTGCGCCGCCAGGCCGTCGAGGGCATCGTCGTGATCGCACCGCATGTCACCGCCGCACGCGCGCTGGAGGCGGCGCCCAGCGACGTGCCGCTCGTCGCGGTCGGCGGCGGGGAGAAGGCGCCGGTCCCGGTGATCACGGTCGACCAGTACGACGGCGCGCGGCGCGCCACCGAGCACCTCCTCGGCCTCGGTCACGAGACCGTCTGGCACGTGGCCGGACCCGAAGACTGGCTGGAGGCGCTCGACCGCGAACGTGGCTGGCGCGAGACCCTGCAGCGGCACGGCGCACGGATCCCGCCCGTCATCCGCGGTGACTGGAGCGCGCGTTCCGGGTACGCGGCGGGGCGATCCCTCGTCGGCGAACGGGGACTGGGCGCGGTGTTCGTGGCGAACGACCAGATGGCCCTCGGTTTTCTCCGTGCCTGCACCGAAGCGGGGGTGAACGTGCCAGGCGAGATGCGGATCGTCGGCTTCGACGACGTTCCCGAGGCGGCGTACTACACGCCGCCGCTGACGACGGTGCGCCAGGACTTCGTCGAAGTCGGCAGGCGCACGTTCGACCTGCTCCGCCGCCGGATGAACGGCGGTGAGGAACGAGATCGCGACCTGGTGGTCCCCGAACTGATCGTGCGGGAGAGCACCGGTCTTTCGTAG
- a CDS encoding ABC transporter substrate-binding protein, with amino-acid sequence MARKPWTAIVAGVAGLLLLSACGGGGGTGGGGALTLGFAQVGAESGWRTANTKSIQESAKAAGIELKFSDAQQKQENQIAAIRSYIQQKVKVIAFSPVVESGWDTVLKEAKTANIPVILTDRAVDSPDKSLYKTFLGSDFVAEGKKAGEWLAKEFGSAAGDVSIVELQGTTGSAPANDRKKGFADVISSNPKLKVVASQTGEFTRAKGKEVMEAFLKSQPKIDVLYAHNDDMALGAIEAIEAAGKVPGKDIKIVSVDGVRDALQALADGKINHVVECNPLLGPQLMDLVKKVAAGEQVPPRIETTETEFDQAAAKAALPQRQY; translated from the coding sequence GTGGCAAGAAAACCGTGGACGGCGATCGTGGCCGGAGTGGCCGGGCTGCTCCTGCTCTCCGCGTGCGGCGGTGGCGGCGGGACAGGTGGCGGCGGCGCCCTCACCCTCGGCTTCGCCCAGGTGGGCGCGGAAAGCGGCTGGCGCACGGCGAACACGAAGTCGATCCAGGAGTCCGCGAAGGCGGCCGGGATCGAGCTGAAGTTCTCCGACGCGCAGCAGAAGCAGGAGAACCAGATCGCCGCGATCCGGTCCTACATCCAGCAGAAGGTGAAGGTGATCGCCTTCTCGCCGGTCGTGGAATCCGGCTGGGACACCGTGCTCAAGGAGGCGAAGACGGCGAACATCCCGGTGATCCTGACCGACCGGGCCGTCGACTCGCCGGACAAGTCGCTGTACAAGACCTTCCTGGGTTCGGATTTCGTCGCCGAGGGCAAGAAGGCGGGCGAGTGGCTGGCCAAGGAGTTCGGCTCCGCGGCGGGCGACGTCAGCATCGTGGAACTGCAGGGCACCACCGGTTCGGCGCCGGCGAACGACCGCAAGAAGGGCTTCGCCGACGTCATCTCGTCGAACCCGAAGCTCAAGGTCGTCGCTTCGCAGACCGGTGAGTTCACCCGGGCCAAGGGCAAGGAGGTCATGGAGGCATTCCTGAAGTCCCAGCCCAAGATCGACGTGCTGTACGCGCACAACGACGACATGGCCCTCGGCGCCATCGAAGCGATCGAGGCGGCCGGGAAGGTCCCCGGGAAGGACATCAAGATCGTCTCGGTCGACGGCGTCCGCGACGCCCTGCAGGCACTGGCCGACGGCAAGATCAATCACGTCGTCGAATGCAACCCGCTGCTCGGCCCGCAGCTGATGGATCTGGTGAAGAAGGTCGCCGCCGGCGAGCAGGTGCCGCCGCGCATCGAGACCACCGAGACCGAATTCGACCAGGCCGCCGCGAAGGCCGCGCTGCCGCAACGCCAGTACTGA
- a CDS encoding sugar ABC transporter ATP-binding protein, which produces MLRMSHIRKEFPGVVALDDVSFRMFPGEVHALMGENGAGKSTLIKVLTGVYGVDAGTIELDGSPVAFSGPGEAQRSGVSTVYQEVNLCPNLSVAENICLGKEPRRRGRIDWRETRRRAAALLARLDVEVDVSAELSSCSIAVQQLVAIARALDVDARVLVLDEPTSSLDAGEVEQLLNVVRSLRDQGMAILFVSHFIEQVFAVADRMTVLRNGKLIGEYRTEEITPVDLVTRMIGKELEALEDIEDAGHSRSDLAGAPVFLEAGDVGRKGGVAPFSLDIRAGEVVGLAGLLGSGRTELARLLFGADHADSGSVRIDGERVSLKTPRTGLDHRIAFCSENRKTEGLVEELTVRENIVLALQASRGWARPIPRRRQDEIAERYIEMLDIRPANAEAKVGDLSGGNQQKVLLARWLITEPRLLILDEPTRGIDIGAKTEIQRLVARLSREGMAVVFISAELEEVLRLSHRVVVLRDRAVVAVLDNESLTADRVMATMAEGVAR; this is translated from the coding sequence ATGCTGCGGATGAGCCACATCCGGAAGGAATTCCCCGGCGTGGTCGCCCTCGACGACGTCTCCTTCCGGATGTTCCCCGGTGAAGTGCACGCCCTGATGGGTGAGAACGGTGCCGGCAAGTCCACCCTGATCAAGGTGCTCACCGGCGTTTACGGGGTGGACGCGGGCACGATCGAACTCGACGGCTCCCCGGTCGCGTTCAGCGGCCCGGGAGAGGCACAGCGCTCCGGCGTGAGCACCGTCTACCAGGAAGTGAACCTCTGCCCGAACCTGTCGGTGGCGGAGAACATCTGCCTCGGCAAGGAGCCGCGACGGCGCGGCCGCATCGACTGGCGTGAGACGCGCCGCCGGGCGGCCGCGCTGCTGGCCAGGCTGGACGTCGAGGTGGACGTTTCGGCCGAGCTGAGCAGCTGCTCGATCGCGGTGCAGCAACTGGTCGCGATCGCCAGGGCGCTCGACGTCGACGCGCGTGTCCTCGTGCTCGACGAACCGACGTCCAGTTTGGACGCCGGCGAGGTCGAGCAGCTGCTGAACGTGGTGCGGTCGCTGCGGGATCAGGGGATGGCGATCCTGTTCGTCTCCCATTTCATCGAGCAGGTCTTCGCCGTCGCGGACCGGATGACGGTGCTGCGCAACGGGAAGCTGATCGGCGAGTACCGCACCGAGGAGATCACCCCGGTCGACCTGGTCACCAGGATGATCGGCAAGGAACTCGAAGCACTCGAAGACATCGAGGACGCGGGCCACAGCCGGTCCGACCTCGCCGGAGCGCCGGTGTTCCTCGAAGCGGGCGACGTCGGCCGCAAGGGCGGCGTCGCGCCGTTCTCGCTCGACATCCGGGCGGGCGAGGTCGTCGGCCTCGCCGGGCTGCTCGGTTCCGGCCGTACCGAACTGGCGCGGCTGCTGTTCGGCGCCGATCACGCGGACAGCGGTTCCGTGCGGATCGACGGCGAGCGGGTGTCGCTGAAGACGCCGCGGACCGGGCTCGACCACCGCATCGCGTTCTGTTCGGAGAACCGCAAGACCGAAGGCCTCGTCGAGGAACTCACCGTGCGGGAGAACATCGTGCTGGCGTTGCAGGCCTCGCGGGGCTGGGCGCGGCCGATCCCGCGGCGGCGGCAGGACGAGATCGCCGAGCGTTACATCGAGATGCTCGACATCCGGCCCGCCAACGCGGAAGCGAAGGTCGGTGACCTGAGCGGCGGCAACCAGCAGAAGGTGCTGCTCGCGAGGTGGCTGATCACCGAACCGCGCTTGCTGATCCTCGATGAGCCGACGCGCGGCATCGACATCGGCGCCAAGACGGAGATCCAGCGGCTGGTCGCCCGGCTCTCGCGTGAGGGGATGGCCGTCGTGTTCATCTCCGCCGAACTCGAGGAGGTGCTGCGGTTGAGTCACCGGGTCGTCGTGCTGCGCGACCGCGCGGTGGTCGCCGTACTGGACAACGAATCGCTGACCGCGGACCGCGTCATGGCGACGATGGCCGAAGGAGTCGCACGATGA